ACTTAAACCTTACACGCCTGAATCTTGTGAGGTTTATTAGTGGAGACAGAGGGGagggagaggagaaaaaaaagaagatatattAATTACAAGGGCACtttgaatattaaattaattataattatatatagcaaatttgtaatatatattttaaagtttttttttgtgatggaGTTCGTGTGTTTCTGACttagtatatataataatggTGTCAACTGTATATATTAACCATAGTGTATAAAATATAAGTTcttaaacatgaaagaaaacgtGTAATCTGGAATAAAtgtaaacaaatttaatttaattttccacGGTCCAATCTAATGCATGTGGGAACATGCAAGTCACGTGATCCCAGATTTATAACCCTTTATTATGTTAACATTTTACCTCATCAAAAACTTTCTATAGAAGGAAGGAATAGGAATCCAAATGGATAACAAAATAAAGGCTGGAATCATTTTTTAAGGcaatttttatcaataaatttagCAGAACAGGCCTGAGCCCACGTGTACAAGCCATCGAAAAATAGCCGCAGACTCTAGCTACTAAGATTGCCGTATTTATCTACTTCAGGCTAGTCGGAccgatatataaaaataaaacgcaAACTAGCCCACACCTGGCCTTTCTGTATAAGAgagcaaatattaaaaaaggaaaGCCCAGCCCATAAAACGGAACATTGGGAAACACACAAAAATTATACCGAAAGCGCACAAGGGCAGGAACAGAAAGCCCTTTTTCTTACTTTCGCAGCGACGGTGGCCCAGATTTAGAGgcttccaccaccaccaccaccactatcaaccgcttttttcttcttcctcctcttcgcTCCTAAAAAATTCTCTTCCTCTCTCCGCATCAAAACTCTGTTTTGCTCTCCTGTGCAGAAACTAATACTATAAGCAGCAAGAATAAAAGGCTAAGGTCAGTTctctaaactaaaaatatctcAGTTTCATTTTTGTACATATTCGTTTTTTATTATCCTTTCCTCCAGAAAACTGTAAAAGAGAAACTAAATCCGCCGAGAAAAGTTGAGGGTTGTGGTTTTTgatgcttttgttttgtttgagctTAAAAGGAATGCAACGTAGAAATGTCGCCCGAGTGAAGTTCCTTAATCGATTTGCATTCTTTTTTGAGCTGTTTGGATGCCAAGAAActgcaagaaaacaaaaaaagaaaagagaagaaagaaacaactgGAGTTTTagattgatattattttttaaaattttagctttGCAATCTAATGCTCAAGCTAGCTATATATAGATTAGTTTCTGCTAAGTAAAAATGtgcataaaaagagagagagagcagaggAATTAGTGAGCAGAGGAATATGTTTTCAAGGTCCTATTAGCTTAGTGATAAATAATTGCAAGGGAATGAGGGTAGAGGTTTTCGACCACAGAggcaaatatttattatattcaagAATTTATCATTTATTCCTGATAATTGACGCTAGCTAGGTTTGCAGAATTTTAATAACTGGTAAAAAGATGTGTGTTGATGCCAATTGTTGCAAGTGTGCAATTAAGGTTGTGTCTCTAAACTGACTCGTCGTTTACATGGAGATGCATATGTTTTGTAGTGTTTAACTTGTTTAATAGCATTGTATTAGTGAACAGTGAACAGTGAACAATAAACGTAACCGACTGAATGATAATAGTCTTTGTCTTCTTATGGAGATTTGGTTGAATTTCCTTGTGCAAAGACAAGGTAACATTTTAAATAACTATTATGCCTTGATCGTCTAGTCATTATATAAATCACTGCCTTACCTTGTCCATGCTCTGCTTATTTGGGCTGCTTTGTTGAGATAGGACTACTATCTCTCTCCAAGAAATTTCCTGATGTTTGATGTTTGCTGCAAGTGTATGGAGTATAGATAGTAGAACAACATCCATGCTATTTGTAGTGACTCGGATTTTTTCTTGTCACAGTAGTTTTGTGGGAAGACCCTTCTAATACAAGGTTCAATTTTGAATTCTAGAGAGCTGATATATTTTACTCATAGCATATGTCTGAGGCTGAGAACATGGGTGTTTCTCCATCACAAGTTAGTTCTCAAACTAAAAGTTACTCATGCCCTTCACAAACTAAACTGGAAAATACTCATGGATTTACTGCTGAATACAACTGTGGTGGATATTCGGAAGAGAAACATAAGCTTGAGTCTGAAATCATACAAACTGAAGCCGGAGATAGCGGTACTGCAGTTCTCCAATCTGGTGCTGGGGAAACTGTGGAACCATCTACTGAAGATGTAACAAACAATTCTTTTACTGATTTGGATCCACCTCCCGAAGATGCCAGGGGTGCTACTTTTGATGAAAGTTCAAGACCTATACTAACTGCTATAGATCAGAAACTCGAGCCAGGTGCTAGAAGTGTGAATACTGCGTGTACGCATGGTGAATCATCAAAAGCAACTGACTCTGGTATTCTACAGGATGAACCTGGAAATACCAATGCTGCATCATCAAGCTGCATTGCTAATGAAACCTCACAAGCATCACTTGAAAATCTAGCCAATAATTCTTGTACTGAAGATGTGGGTCCGCCGTATGGAGATGCAAGCAAGGGTAACCAGATTGATAAAAGTTCATACCCTCAACAAACTATATCTGGACATACACTTGAGTTACTTTCTGACAGAGCTTGTTGTGAACGATCAGAAGAAAGACAGAAGCCTGGATCTGAACTTTCAGAAAATGAATCAACGGGAATTGACACTGAATTATATAGTGGCATTGCTATCGAGAATTCAGAGCCGCTTACTCAACTAGTGACCAAGAGTTCTCCTATCAAACATGTAGGCTTGCTTCCTGGTGACAGCATCATCATTCCTGCAAATGAACAAACAAGACCAACTCATGATGATGAGGACAAAGGCCCAGATCATGAACATTTGGAAACACCATCTAGAGTTGCGATTGGTATTACTAGACGCGGTAGACCTAGAGGTAAGAGTGCTTCAAGATTGTCAAGGAAGATATATATGTTAAGATCTTTGAGAAGTAGTGATAGAGTTCTCCGGTCAAGATCACAAGAGAAACCTAAAGCTCCTGAATCAAGTAATAATTCAGGTAATGTTAATTCCACTGGtgataaaaaagggaaaagaaggaaaaagagaagaggaaagaaTATTGTGGCTGATGAATATTCCAAAATCAGGGCACATCTTAGGTACTTATTGAATCGGATGAGCTATGAGCAAAGCTTGATCACTGCTTATTCTGGGGAAGGCTGGAAAGGACTTAGGTGTGTACTATTCTACCACAAAGTTTTTCTGTAgccttttcttgtgttttttttttaatgaccttttaaattttgttctcttaatgtttttgttttgattttagcacaattttttttttagtatggaAAGTTGCATCCAAATTTATGCTCTGACTATCCACCAAGGACTCATTGCATTTGGAAGAGGCCAAcatcagagaaaaaaaatatagaacaaGAATCTTTTTAGCCACACTtgcaaagaattaaaagttatttacaTTGGATAAACTTTTGATGCTTGTCTTTGAACCAGATGATCATTAGTGTCAATTGTGTCCATTATGAGAAGTGCTATACAAATGAGCAGTGGGATCAATAAAGGATgctggtttaatttttttgaaacaagGAATTTAAGATGATGTTAGTTCAGCTTTCAGTGTTATTGCCAAGTAATAACCCTCTTCTCCGGTGCATCTCTCTCCCTCCTTGTGTGCATAGATCTGAGCCCatccttttcctttaaaaacttCAATTGCTTATAATATCGTGTATGTGGCAAAATATCTCAATATCTTTGTCAAGGAGGCTAATTTGATGAACTAGAGAATTGTTTTTGCTTGGTATGATTATGAGAAATAGAAGGAAacccttttgttttaaaatgaaatccAGTTTGACCTGCcctttaaaatgatttgatcTCAAGCTCTTTTTTACACACTGTGTAGCGATCTTTTCTCCACTGGAgagtttatctttttttctttgacacgTGTAATTTTCCAGCCTAGAAAAGTTAAAGCCCGAGAAGGAGTTGCAGCGAGCCACATCTGAAATTACCAGACGCAAAGTGAAAATAAGGGATTTATTTCAACATATTGATTCTCTGTGCAGCGAAGGAAGGTTCCCATCATCTTTATTTGATTCTGAAGGACAGATTGACAGTGAGgatgtaggatttttttttttttaatttgtcatatTCTCTTGTTAACAAGCTTCTTATTTCCATGATTGTTGCTGTTTAGGACGGTTCTTATAACAGTGAATATCTCTTGGAGTGTAATTGCTTAGACAATTCATTTGTGGCAGATATTCTGTGCAAAATGTGGGTCCAAAGATTTGAATGCTGATAATGATATTATACTATGTGATGGTGCTTGTGACAGAGGATTTCATCAGTTCTGTTTGATACCACCATTGTTAAGAGAAGACAGTAATGCTCTATCCACTTGTTTGATGGCACTGAGTTGAATAATTGTTCCTGAGTTACTTCTCTGGTCATTTATACTTTCCTGATTGCATGTTTTCATTTCTCCTTTAGTTCCTCCTGATGATGAGGGCTGGTTATGCCCTGGATGTGATTGCAAAGTTGACTGCATTGGTTTGCTTAACGATTCTCAAGGAACAAATATATCTATCAGTGATAGCTGGGAGGTAATCATGCAGTCCCCAGCcttaatatttgttaattacAAACTTGTGTTCATTCCTTATTGTACTCCTATCCGATGTGCAGAAAGTTTTCCCTGAGGCTGCCGCCACAGCGTCTGGACAAAAACTGGATCACAACTTTGGACCATCTTCTGATGATTCTGATGATAATGATTATGAACCTGATGGTCCAGATATTGATAAGAAGAGTCAGGAGGAGGAATCGAGCTCTGACGAATCTGACTTCACTTCTGCATCTGATGAATTCAAGGCTCCCCCGGATGGCAAAGAGTACTTGGGGCTCTCTTCTGATGATTCAGAGGATGATGACTATGATCCTGATGCTCCAGTTCTTGAGGAGAAGCTGAAGCAGGAAAGTTCAAGTTCTGATTTTACATCAGACTCTGAGGATCTTGCTGCAACTATTAATGGTGATGGGTTGTCTTTAGAAGATGAATGCCACATGCCTATTGAACCTCGTGGAGTTTCTAATGGGAGGAAATCTAAATTTGATGGAAAGAAGATGCAGTCTTTAAACAGCGAGCTTTTATCCATGCTAGAACCAGATCTGTGCCAAGATGAGTCAGCAACTGTTTCTGGAAAAAGAAATGTTGACAGATTGGACTACAAGAAGCTCTATGATGTGAGTGCCTCTGATCTTACAATATTTGAAACAGCTTTTCTATCATATAGTCTTGGCACTTTTTTGGTGGCTGTTTAACACACTTATATTCCAAGCATGATCCTGTAATTAGAGTCATGTCCTGATCTTTTGTTTCAAATGGGTGTTTTGCCTGCTTTTTGTTGAGAAGTGAAGGAATTGTGATTCtttccataaaaattaaattattttaacctgACTACTATTTGTTCCACTCTTTTACAGAGAAGTGCACCAATTATAGAGAACAAGGAATTATTGATAGATGTCATGTACTATACACATTCTCATGGAATTAGAATATATATCAAAGCATAACTTTCGACTCTTTTCAACACGCTAATGCCAAGTACTTATGATTGTTGGAAGCAAATATAATAGTAATGCTTCCATATGAATGTGGTGCCCTTACATATGTATAGAAAATAGTTGTGCTACATATTAGATAACACTATATCCATTACATTCCTCTGCAAATATTTTTCCTAAAGCAATAAAGATAAAGCCTCTCaagcaaaaatattttcagaattatttcACATTAAATTTTGTCCACCTTCCGTCTTCATAGAGGTTTAAACTTAGTTTCAAATATGCAGATTGTATTCTTGATATGGTCTAACTTTTTAATCATATGATGTTTTCTTTCAATAGTTTAATTTCGTGTTTCTGCGCTCTGTGAAGGAAACGTATGGAAACATTTCTACTTCAAGTGATGATGATTACACTGATACTGTTGGGCCAAGGAAGAGGAGGAAAAATACTGGAGATGTTGCTACAGTGACAGCAAACGGAGATGCCTCTGTTACCGAGAATGGAATGAATAGCAAGAATATGAACCAGGAATTAAAGGAGAACAAACGTAATCCTGAGAGAGGAACTTGCCAAAACTCGAGCTTTCAAGAAACAAATGTTTCCCCGGCTAAATCATATGTTGGTGCATCTCTATCTGGTTCTAGTGGTAAAAGCGTTAGGCCCTCTGCTTATAAAAAACTTGGAGAAGCTGTAACTCAGGTATGTTTTTGTGAGTTATTTGTTTCATATGTTCAACAGTACTAATAACCCATCAATTCTTAATTGAGTTGAGGATACCATGTCATCATTCTATATTATATCCTTTTTCATTAAGGTGCAGGGTCTTATTGAAAATATacaatatggttttttttgcccttttttagaatgagaacaaaataaataatctttttttttccctttagtCCTCAGCGTttcatattattctttaacCTTTCAGTCACTTTTCAAACGTCTCACTGAATGAATGCTGGTCTGTGTTTAGTTGGCATTTTTCTTAGGCCTCAAAGTTTGCTTTGACAAATTTACACCTGTGCATGCTAGCTTCAGCCATGATCCACTTACATTAGAAACTTTTGTAGTACTTCTCAAAGAGTGCTTGTGCAAAATCATCCTTGTCTTGCTTTCGACCTACAAAAGCTGcttatttagtttttgaagaAAGAGAAATATCAGAGATTGATATGGAGAGAACCATTATCTATTTTGCAATTCGCAAGATGTTTTTGGGAATCATGGTGTTGCACCATTATCATTgttctataatatattttttgttcccCCCCCTCCTCTCTCTGATACACGCACACAAAGAATTGTAGAGGAGGTAAAGGTGTTGATCATTTTTGTATGCAGAGACTGTACAGTTACTTCAAGGAAAATCAGTATCCAGACCGAGCTGCAAAAGCAAGCTTGGCAGAAGAGCTAGGAATTACTTTTGAGCAGGTCATACAAATGGGAAACTGTTTCATTCATTCTAAAATTTACTCTTACGGGTTAAAGAAAAGAGAGCATAGTTTCACGCTTTTCTTACCTAGAAGTTGTCTTATGCAGGTTAACAAGTGGTTTGTGAATGCCCGTTGGAGCTTCAACCATTCATCATCTACAGGTACAAGTAAAGCTGAAAGTGCTTCTGGAAAAGGTAGCTGTGATGGCCAAGTGAGGGATAGTGAATCGAAGAACCGAAAGAgcaataaacaaaaaactaacACCCTGAAATCTAGGAGATAATGTGTAGTAGATTATTGAACATCTTTTATGGAAACAAGAATGGAGAAAGCAGTTCATTTACCCGAAGCTCTTTAGATTCAGGTTTGTTCGACAAGAAGGAAAGATTTTGGTTGGgaaatcaattttattctatGCTCCTTGTAGACGAACTGACCATTTACCTTCTGCAAGATCAAGATGTTAGGAGATGATATGCTGGTTTTATTGTGAAGGATTAACTCTGCCATGAAGGTGACCAATGACGCCACTGCTGTACTGTAATTGGTGATGTGCTCACTGCTCCAGCTTTCTTTTTCAAGTAATAtgcctttttttaaaaacattcaaCTCCATTCACAAGGAttcttacacaaaaaaaaaaaaaagttgagcgAGTCCAGCTCGTCATcaattcctttatttttaaatttgtaatgagcATTAAAATTTGTTCGCTACGTTAAATCTGTAAGCCACGAATTTATGAACAATTGCTTTACTTGTAGTATGCTTTTTGCGTGCTTGAGCATGCAATTTGGTATGCAAAATGACGGACAGCCTAAAACATAGAGAAACAACATTCTGGAAGAGGCGTGTTTGGCCATTAACAGAAAATCAGTGGACTTTCATTTCATCAACTGGGGAAACGAAGGTATTTTGACTGTTGTCTTTGATCCAGTTGAAGAATGCTCTGCAGTCATGCCATAACTTGCAAAACGTGAAGCTTGACCTGGCAGCTGTGTTCgcccatataataataataataataataataataataataatagagtggGAGTAAGATTGCAAGCCATCCAATCAGATGATCACTATGAGAGTTATTAGTGGGTTTCACTAATCAAATGATTTATAGTTTTCcttataaaataacattattctTTTGGGTATAAATATTCTGGCTCGACGCCAAGCTACAAGTCTACCCAACTGATGTTTCTTTATttgttcttgagatttttattcttaattttgttatgCACATCACCCCCTCCGCCGACATTTCTGAGCCTTTTgattcttataaataaaagtcTGGCGGGGAAGCATGTTTTATTAATAGCTCATGTGTAATAAAAATCTTTGATTCCTGGGTGAAGATAATTTAGACGGTGGAGTGGCATCGTTGTTTCAACCCGATTGACctaattaataattgttttatgaCTTCAAATCAAACCTCTATTGGCAAGCCCCAAAATTACGTACAATGGAAAAATAGCCCATATAGAAATTAGGTTTGTTCTCGGATCCAAATGAAAGCTAtaagaaatcaattttatcCAACTGTTTTTTGCCCTTTTCTATCTTTATCTTGAACTTTCTATAAATAAACCCATCCCGTGCTACCCATCAGCCCAAAACTAAGAAGGTAGGCTTCTCACAAGGAGGCCCATATTCCTTTCACGAAAACGACACCGCTTGCTCTTcgattgaagaagaaaatctcCCGCCCAaagaaaacacacacaaaaataaataaatctgttTAAGTTAACTTAACGCGCTTCTAATAGAACAAGCTCACCATTCTCCAATAATAAAAGTACATAAAACTAACTGcctttatcttctcttctccttctccgTCTCTGTCTCTAACATTAAAGAGATAAAAGAGACTTTCACAGTAGACATGAGCGAGAACGAGAATCACGTGCAATCCACGcgctcatcatcatcatcatccaggAAACGGGCCCCAAAGGCTCACCACCCTCTGCCACCCTCCAAGAAGAAGCGAGTCCCATTGGGTGAACTCACAAACTCTCTCCATATCACCACCAACAACTCGGATTGCAATATCAGCGAGTCTAAGTATGCAGCCAAAGCGGATGACTTGCCACCACCAAGTACTGAGTCAAGTCGAGACTCGGATTTCGAGACCACCCCGAAGATTGAATGTGAAGTGAAGGAGGGGAATCATAACGATTTAGAAAAGTTTCCGAGCGCTGAGTCCATTAAAAAATCAGGGTTAAGGAGGTGTTCTTACACTTCCTCTATCTATCGATATCTTCACTCCTTGGAGgtattagtaattaattaattaattaattaattaattaatagcatgctgttcttttcttaattgatttctgGGTTTTGAATTTGGTGGTGTCGTTTTCCTTCATTTTAATGAGAAACCAATGAAACAAGAACTTTGGATTTCACCAGTAAGAGAAATAAGGGTTTTGCCTTTGATCaggaatttttttgttgttgtcacACCCCCCCTCTCCGTACAACATAAGTACTCCTGCTTGTTTGTGTTCATTTTGGTTTTGGGTTCGATGATTTTTACTGTTTTGACGGGTAAGATGAttgaaaacaagagaaaaaaagaaattttggtcTCTTGCCTCTGGATTTGGAGGATGCGTTTCCTATTTTGCTGACATGTAAATTTGGTATGTGTCAAGTTGGAGTACTTTTTTCATAGATTTAGTAAATCAATTCTACCATAGGGGATCACTGCTTTTTTACATAGGCTGGGTCCATGTGacaattttttcatatgttggGTTTATGTAGTTTCTAATTTCGGTGATTTAGTTTGGATTTGTTCATTAGGTATCTGggctcttttttgttttctcactAAATGAATTGAGTATCTTACTTTTATAACACAGTTGGAAactacaaaattgaaaaataatgattgGTTATTCAGATGGAGGGCAATAGAAGGTGCTTGTCAAATTACATGCGGGAGGTGCAGAATGATGTATCAGGCAATATGCGGGAAATTCTAGTGGATTGGTTAGTGGAAGTTGCAGAAGAATACAGACTTGTCTCAGACACCCTTTATCTCACTGTATCGTATATCGATAGGTTTCTATCTTCACAGGCTTTGAGTAGGAACAATCTACAGCTTCTTGGTGTTTCTTGCATGCTTATTGCCTCGTAAAAAGACGACTCTCTATATTGTTGTTCTGTTTTCTGTTAGTTATTCATTGGTGTTCCACTTTTGTAATGCTAATTACTAATGCTTTGATGACGCAGGAAGTATGAAGAGATTAGTCCTCCACATGTCGAGAGCTTTTGCCACATAACAGACAACACTTACACCAAGGATCAGGTGTGTCTCTCTATAACATTAAGggaaataaattaaactgaaattGAACTTGTTAAGTAACTGAAACAAATTAAACTGAAATTGAACTTGTTAAGTAACTGAACTAtcaaatttttcatgttttaagaaTTGCTTGATGCgaacttcaattattttatttttcatcaatttctgGCAGCTAAACTCAGCACTTTGGCTTCATGTTTTTGGTTGAGTATTTAATTTGGGTAAATGTGCAGGTACTTGATATGGAGAAACAAGTACTTAAATCCTTGAACTATGAAATGGGTGCTCCTACAACAATAAATTTTCTCaggcaagtttttttaaaaaaactggcaGTAGGTTATTGCATTTAATGAATTCTTTTTCCTTGTCCCATGTATGATTCCTACCTGATAGCCAGTCCTACTAACAACACATCATTTTGGATATGCAGAATCTTGCTGAAAGCTGCTCAAGAGAATTGCGAAGTAGGCTAACCTATTTATGCTGTATTCAGAATGTTTTTGGCttgttctcctttttctttccccttCAACTAATTCTTACTCTGTCAAAAATGTTCTTTTCAGTCTTCTGATTTGCAATTCGAGCTCTTGAGTTGTTATCTGGCGGAGCTAAGTTTGTTAGAATATGGGTGCATGCGCTTCTTACCATCAATGATTGCTGCATCAGCTGTTTTCCTTTCAAGTTTCACGATCCAGCCACAGATGCATCCTTgggtaaaaaatataaagcttgTTTAACTATGATTTGCACCCCTGGAATAAGAAAGGATATATATTTCATTATGCCTGAGAATTTTAATTGTAGACTTAAGTGAGCGTTGCAATTCTCAGCTTTGGAGAGACATTGATATTTGGAAATATCCTTAATAGTGTAAAGAACACGGGCAGCCAATCATAAATTCATTGGTTTGTGATTTTGTAATAGCATCTACAAACTCAGTATGAGAAAAGATTATGAATGTTTAGAACTGGAAGTGGCTCAGGCTGATTGCAACAGGCAGAAGTGAATAATTTCCTGGATGTTGAGAGATAGATGATAAAATCAGGAAATCTTGAATTTTAGTCCTACTTTAAGATTGCTGCATCATTTGCAAatgttttctttctaattatttttttgtctcttcagAGTATGGCATTGCAGCGTCATTCAGGTTACAGACCATCTGACCTAAAGGAATGTGTTCTTGCTATTCATGACATTcaattaaatagaaaaggaagCTCTTCGCGAGCAGTGAGAGATAAATACACACAGAACAAGGTATTCTAGTTTACAGTATCTGCCTTTGTTTCTGATCTCATGTGCTTACCTTCCAAAGAAACTGGTTTGAGAAATGGCTGTATGATTCATTGGATTCCTGCCATTTTTCTGTTGATTGCACAACTATGGCTTATAAAATTTAGGTCATGGGGTTGTtgctaataaatattaatatgttgatattccttccttctcttcttctgttttccTGGGGACAGTTTAAGCATGTGGCAACTTTATCTCCTCCCTCAGAAGTTCCTGGGCGTTACTTTGCGGCCATCAATGAGTTATGCTCTGTGAGATTCTCAAGAATGCGTTGAAGTAGTGTTGTTTTCTTCTAGCAGATTTTACagcattattttcttttgatgtcCTTGCTCAATTGGATGGCGGTACTAGTCAACTTCTTGTTGATAGCTGGTGGTTCAAAATGGAGGTGCTTCTTCAAGACTATGGCATTATAAACTGGTAACGTTTAGCTTTGCATACCCTGGCGGCCAGCCATTAGTATGGCAGGCTTTTATGGTTGGAGTTCAAAGTAAATTCTGAATTTGCAAATAACACTGTACATCATGTTAGCTTTAGGAACATAACATGCCGTGCCTAATGTTTTTCGACTcccaaacattgaaaatcccTATGGTTTTGATCCCAGGTAAAAGGTTACATTTTCAGTCTCTTCTAGTTTCTACCTCTCAAATTTTGCTCCCAAGTAAGAAATCTTTTGATGCTAAAAATGAGTGTAGAAAATCGGGAAGAAAATACTTATGTTTCAATCTAAATGCTGTTCAGTTGAAGGAatctttgtagaattaattaGGGGCAACATAGGAGCTCAGTGCTATTATTTGACAGGTTACCTCAtggcaaaaaaatgaaaaatataggtAGAGGAGGTAACTAGAGCTTAATACGGTtagtgttattatttttatttgatatcaatgttgaataaataatttagaACCCGTTGTCATCCCGATTGTGAATTTAAAAGAGACCGCTAGAGAATAATTTCTCATGAATGTAAGTGTGGATGAACTTCTAAAgattaaacttaaaaagaatttaaccTCCATTTACagagaaaaaattcaaaggaaaaGACTAAAgatacttgatttattttttttacttagattCTTCACCAAATGACAAGACattatataaatgattttttattagttattaagttttataattaacaaacaccaagaaaaaaaaataaactatgtcattgtttatataaacaatgaacttactgtttggtttttttaaaaaatatattaactttttttaatatatttttttacagtctaattatatgaaattaaactCTAAATTAAAACATCAAGAAAACATGCAGTTCATCTTaaatttatgagaattttattaTAGTGCAGaagcttttttgtttattttttaatatataaattagaaggagtagagagaaagttgttgaaaaattgtgaaagaaaaaaaaaaatgattggttGTCGCggtataaacaataaaaatggtCAGGCTTAGTGCTGACGGATTCTATTTGATATGTTCGACCACTCAGGCATGCATGcttgattaaatttttgttgtaatcatttaatgttaaattgattttgaattttttttatataattaaaattttaaaaatattattgaaccaTTGAAATTCACAAGCCAAGTcatgaatttgatgatttaacATGAGTTGACTAGAATcgatataatatattattgtctcaatattataaaaagcttcaatttttattttaaaaagtcaaatctttttttaataatcatccAAATTACCTTCAAATTTGCATAttcaactttgtttttcttattattttttatcatttgatttttttttaatttagagctCATCAAATCAACCGTAtcatattataataacttttaaataatttaattggaaATCAAAACTTGACAAGGACGGGAGTCAAGTTTTTCATGTTTGACTTACTAGACCAATTTAATAATGATATCAAAGCATTTcctagataatttattttatattcaaataatttttagtctAAGCCAcgaaaactatttataattatttcattagatataataaaaattatatttaattgtt
This region of Populus trichocarpa isolate Nisqually-1 chromosome 9, P.trichocarpa_v4.1, whole genome shotgun sequence genomic DNA includes:
- the LOC7469609 gene encoding homeobox protein HAT3.1 isoform X1 codes for the protein MSEAENMGVSPSQVSSQTKSYSCPSQTKLENTHGFTAEYNCGGYSEEKHKLESEIIQTEAGDSGTAVLQSGAGETVEPSTEDVTNNSFTDLDPPPEDARGATFDESSRPILTAIDQKLEPGARSVNTACTHGESSKATDSGILQDEPGNTNAASSSCIANETSQASLENLANNSCTEDVGPPYGDASKGNQIDKSSYPQQTISGHTLELLSDRACCERSEERQKPGSELSENESTGIDTELYSGIAIENSEPLTQLVTKSSPIKHVGLLPGDSIIIPANEQTRPTHDDEDKGPDHEHLETPSRVAIGITRRGRPRGKSASRLSRKIYMLRSLRSSDRVLRSRSQEKPKAPESSNNSGNVNSTGDKKGKRRKKRRGKNIVADEYSKIRAHLRYLLNRMSYEQSLITAYSGEGWKGLSLEKLKPEKELQRATSEITRRKVKIRDLFQHIDSLCSEGRFPSSLFDSEGQIDSEDIFCAKCGSKDLNADNDIILCDGACDRGFHQFCLIPPLLREDIPPDDEGWLCPGCDCKVDCIGLLNDSQGTNISISDSWEKVFPEAAATASGQKLDHNFGPSSDDSDDNDYEPDGPDIDKKSQEEESSSDESDFTSASDEFKAPPDGKEYLGLSSDDSEDDDYDPDAPVLEEKLKQESSSSDFTSDSEDLAATINGDGLSLEDECHMPIEPRGVSNGRKSKFDGKKMQSLNSELLSMLEPDLCQDESATVSGKRNVDRLDYKKLYDETYGNISTSSDDDYTDTVGPRKRRKNTGDVATVTANGDASVTENGMNSKNMNQELKENKRNPERGTCQNSSFQETNVSPAKSYVGASLSGSSGKSVRPSAYKKLGEAVTQRLYSYFKENQYPDRAAKASLAEELGITFEQVNKWFVNARWSFNHSSSTGTSKAESASGKGSCDGQVRDSESKNRKSNKQKTNTLKSRR
- the LOC7469609 gene encoding homeobox protein HAT3.1 isoform X2, which produces MSEAENMGVSPSQVSSQTKSYSCPSQTKLENTHGFTAEYNCGGYSEEKHKLESEIIQTEAGDSGTAVLQSGAGETVEPSTEDVTNNSFTDLDPPPEDARGATFDESSRPILTAIDQKLEPGARSVNTACTHGESSKATDSGILQDEPGNTNAASSSCIANETSQASLENLANNSCTEDVGPPYGDASKGNQIDKSSYPQQTISGHTLELLSDRACCERSEERQKPGSELSENESTGIDTELYSGIAIENSEPLTQLVTKSSPIKHVGLLPGDSIIIPANEQTRPTHDDEDKGPDHEHLETPSRVAIGITRRGRPRGKSASRLSRKIYMLRSLRSSDRVLRSRSQEKPKAPESSNNSGNVNSTGDKKGKRRKKRRGKNIVADEYSKIRAHLRYLLNRMSYEQSLITAYSGEGWKGLSLEKLKPEKELQRATSEITRRKVKIRDLFQHIDSLCSEGRFPSSLFDSEGQIDSEDIFCAKCGSKDLNADNDIILCDGACDRGFHQFCLIPPLLREDIPPDDEGWLCPGCDCKVDCIGLLNDSQGTNISISDSWEKVFPEAAATASGQKLDHNFGPSSDDSDDNDYEPDGPDIDKKSQEEESSSDESDFTSASDEFKAPPDGKEYLGLSSDDSEDDDYDPDAPVLEEKLKQESSSSDFTSDSEDLAATINGDGLSLEDECHMPIEPRGVSNGRKSKFDGKKMQSLNSELLSMLEPDLCQDESATVSGKRNVDRLDYKKLYDETYGNISTSSDDDYTDTVGPRKRRKNTGDVATVTANGDASVTENGMNSKNMNQELKENKRNPERGTCQNSSFQETNVSPAKSYVGASLSGSSGKSVRPSAYKKLGEAVTQLLQGKSVSRPSCKSKLGRRARNYF